Proteins from one Coffea arabica cultivar ET-39 chromosome 8c, Coffea Arabica ET-39 HiFi, whole genome shotgun sequence genomic window:
- the LOC113704204 gene encoding uncharacterized protein isoform X1 has protein sequence MELVGGTSCPSFHAFLFLFFFFLGQNFIGRRGKRFMLSAFPILPRNQLECSAVQPVFTLRQRNDFPRQMESDDSIALEPGTNEQQPRYQNSVTPKFNEQEEAEDNSVNRNEKEEPKTTSFPECKDVLKAVEVVERDSVAIAQSFASLFASLRLALSQVTRTSVDHMSCFSDAAGRLQESALDAATKGNRYINSCLRLNEEMKGIDNLASQLYPFSHIMQLKNPQEECRCFGFSCK, from the exons ATGGAACTAGTCGGAGGCACCAGCTGCCCttcatttcatgcctttttgtttttgttttttttttttttgggacaaaaCTTCATAGGAAGACGGGGAAAGAGATTCATGTTAAGTGCTTTTCCGATTTTACCCCGAAATCAATTAGAGTGCAGTGCGGTTCAACCAGTGTTCACCTTGCGACAGAGAAACGATTTTCCCCGGCAAATGGAGTCGGACGATAGCATAGCGCTGGAACCTGGGACCAATGAGCAACAGCCACGTTACCAGAACTCGGTTACTCCCAAATTTAACGAACAAGAAGAAGCAGAAGACAATTCTGTCAATAGGAATGAGAAGGAAGAACCCAAAACGACCTCGTTTCCGGAATGCAAGGATGTACTCAAAGCAGTAGAAGTGGTGGAGAGAGATTCGGTCGCGATCGCTCAGAGCTTCGCATCTCTCTTCGCTTCTCTCCGTTTAGCTCTCTCTCAG GTTACAAGAACTTCTGTGGATCACATGAGTTGCTTCAGTGATGCAGCTGGACGTCTTCAAGAATCTG CTCTTGATGCAGCTACAAAAGGAAATCGTTATATAAATTCCTGTCTCAG ATTAAACGAGGAAATGAAAGGGATTGACAACCTTGCCTCGCAGTTGTATCCTTTTTCTCATATTATGCAATTG aaaaatcctCAGGAGGAATGTAGATGCTTTGGATTCAGCTGTAAATAG
- the LOC140013611 gene encoding transcription factor EGL1-like, with protein sequence MATGRLQNQPAESLRKQLALAVKSIQWSYAIFWSISCRQPGVLEWIDGYYNGDIKTRKTIQAVEPSADQLELQRSEQLRELYESLSAADTSPQAKRPSVALSPEDLTDTEWYFLVCMSFVFITGQGLPGRTLAKNQITWLCNAHQADSKVFPRSLLAKSASIQTVVCFPHLGGVVELGVTEPVVEDRNLIRHIKSAFLDNPYPVISKIPHYVPNTNDKDIVVCGLDDDMIEANFEPLVECEDVKICSPSNSTTGFEDADQQAQNSHMMEGISDEACHVQSWQFMDDEISNCIHDSMNSRDCTPQTYANGEKGVPLSNEETVNHDFKHDLQECNLKKLDHFNFRSDDAHYQGVLSALLKSSHQLILGPYFTNSDQESSFVSWKIERPQFVQKQGAMSQRVLKSVVFEVPRMHGDWKLKSSKGYGKRESIWRPEADEIDNNHVLAERKRREKLNERFMMLGSLVPSNGKLDKVSILDGAIDYLKELERRVEELESVKEAIELEARTKRLQQEATERTSNNYIMNKVGKSRRPVISKRKASNVEEIEAETNYCTLTERSSDDLTVRVINRNALIELKCPWTESVFCEIMEAVSKLNLDSHTVQSSNTDGTLTVKIRAKFKGSKVATPGMIRRALQRVLRKY encoded by the exons ATGGCAACAGGACGACTCCAAAATCAACCGGCTGAGAGTCTGAGGAAGCAGCTCGCTCTTGCTGTTAAAAGTATTCAATGGAGCTATGCAATTTTCTGGTCCATTTCCTGTAGACAACCAGG GGTGCTAGAATGGATTGATGGATACTACAATGGAGATATAAAGACAAGGAAAACGATTCAAGCAGTGGAGCCTAGTGCTGATCAGCTGGAATTGCAGAGGAGTGAGCAACTGAGAGAGCTATATGAGTCCCTCTCGGCAGCCGACACCAGCCCTCAAGCTAAAAGGCCTTCAGTTGCTTTGTCTCCAGAAGACCTCACAGATACCGAGTGGTATTTCTTGGTTTGCATGTCTTTCGTGTTCATCACCGGCCAAGG ATTGCCAGGACGTACGCTAGCAAAGAATCAGATTACGTGGCTATGCAATGCTCACCAGGCAGACAGCAAAGTGTTCCCTCGGTCTCTGCTTGCCAAG AGCGCATCCATTCAG ACTGTTGTTTGCTTTCCACATCTAGGAGGTGTAGTGGAGCTAGGAGTAACAGAACCG GTCGTAGAGGACAGAAATCTCATTCGGCACATAAAATCTGCCTTCCTGGATAATCCTTACCCCGTCATTTCCAAAATTCCTCACTATGTCCCAAATACAAATGACAAAGACATTGTTGTCTGCGGTCTTGATGATGACATGATTGAAGCTAATTTTGAGCCTCTGGTTGAATGCGAAGACGTAAAGATTTGTTCTCCCAGTAACAGTACAACTGGTTTTGAGGACGCTGATCAGCAGGCACAGAATTCACATATGATGGAAGGCATCAGTGATGAGGCTTGTCATGTACAAAGCTGGCAATTCATGGATGATGAAATTAGCAATTGTATCCATGACTCTATGAATTCCAGAGACTGCACACCTCAAACATATGCAAATGGTGAAAAAGGGGTTCCACTTTCTAATGAAGAAACAGTAAACCATGATTTTAAGCATGACCTGCAAGAATGCAATCTAAAGAAACTGGATCACTTTAACTTTCGCAGTGATGATGCTCACTATCAAGGTGTTCTTTCTGCTCTATTGAAAAGCTCGCACCAGCTAATTTTGGGACCATATTTCACAAATAGCGATCAAGAATCAAGCTTTGTAAGCTGGAAGATAGAGAGACCACAGTTTGTCCAGAAACAAGGGGCGATGTCACAAAGAGTTCTAAAGAGCGTAGTGTTCGAAGTTCCTAGGATGCACGGTGACTGGAAACTCAAATCCAGTAAAGGCTACGGCAAAAGAGAGAGCATTTGGAGACCAGAGGCAGATGAAATTGATAACAATCACGTCTTGGCTGaaaggaaaaggagagaaaaattaAACGAAAGATTTATGATGCTTGGATCATTGGTCCCATCTAATGGCAAG CTTGATAAAGTTTCAATACTGGATGGTGCAATTGACTATCTGAAAGAGCTTGAAAGAAGAGTAGAGGAGCTTGAATCCGTCAAAGAGGCGATAGAGCTAGAGGCAAGAACAAAGAGGCTGCAGCAAGAAGCAACAGAGAGGACCTCTAATAATTATATCATGAATAAAGTTGGCAAGAGCAGGAGGCCCGTAATCAGCAAGAGGAAGGCAAGTAatgttgaagaaattgaagctgAAACCAATTACTGTACGTTGACAGAGCGCTCAAGTGATGATCTAACTGTGAGAGTGATCAACAGGAATGCCTTGATTGAACTTAAGTGTCCTTGGACAGAGTCTGTCTTTTGTGAAATTATGGAGGCAGTAAGCAAGCTCAATCTAGATTCTCACACCGTTCAATCTTCCAACACTGATGGAACTCTCACTGTTAAAATTAGAGCTAAG TTCAAGGGATCAAAAGTTGCAACACCTGGTATGATCAGACGAGCACTTCAGAGAGTCCTCCGAAAGTACTGA
- the LOC113704204 gene encoding uncharacterized protein isoform X2 yields the protein MELVGGTSCPSFHAFLFLFFFFLGQNFIGRRGKRFMLSAFPILPRNQLECSAVQPVFTLRQRNDFPRQMESDDSIALEPGTNEQQPRYQNSVTPKFNEQEEAEDNSVNRNEKEEPKTTSFPECKDVLKAVEVVERDSVAIAQSFASLFASLRLALSQVTRTSVDHMSCFSDAAGRLQESALDAATKGNRYINSCLRLNEEMKGIDNLASQLKILRRNVDALDSAVNRMVRLP from the exons ATGGAACTAGTCGGAGGCACCAGCTGCCCttcatttcatgcctttttgtttttgttttttttttttttgggacaaaaCTTCATAGGAAGACGGGGAAAGAGATTCATGTTAAGTGCTTTTCCGATTTTACCCCGAAATCAATTAGAGTGCAGTGCGGTTCAACCAGTGTTCACCTTGCGACAGAGAAACGATTTTCCCCGGCAAATGGAGTCGGACGATAGCATAGCGCTGGAACCTGGGACCAATGAGCAACAGCCACGTTACCAGAACTCGGTTACTCCCAAATTTAACGAACAAGAAGAAGCAGAAGACAATTCTGTCAATAGGAATGAGAAGGAAGAACCCAAAACGACCTCGTTTCCGGAATGCAAGGATGTACTCAAAGCAGTAGAAGTGGTGGAGAGAGATTCGGTCGCGATCGCTCAGAGCTTCGCATCTCTCTTCGCTTCTCTCCGTTTAGCTCTCTCTCAG GTTACAAGAACTTCTGTGGATCACATGAGTTGCTTCAGTGATGCAGCTGGACGTCTTCAAGAATCTG CTCTTGATGCAGCTACAAAAGGAAATCGTTATATAAATTCCTGTCTCAG ATTAAACGAGGAAATGAAAGGGATTGACAACCTTGCCTCGCAGTT aaaaatcctCAGGAGGAATGTAGATGCTTTGGATTCAGCTGTAAATAGGATGGTTCGTCTTCCATGA